A region from the Salvia splendens isolate huo1 chromosome 15, SspV2, whole genome shotgun sequence genome encodes:
- the LOC121768187 gene encoding inactive leucine-rich repeat receptor-like serine/threonine-protein kinase At1g60630, producing the protein MDGPLQVLVLRHNPICSLFLLSPLLLMLITLPPLVRSGDAEALLALRASMDPVGVLPWGRGGADVCQWQGVKECLNGRVTKLVVERFNLSGSLDGKSLNLLDQLRVLSFKENSISGQIPELPGLVNLKSLYLNNNKFEGGIPVSLARMHRLKVVVLSENRLSGQIPQAFVRLSRLYVLFVQDNRLTGSIPPFNQTNLRFFNVSNNLLSGRIPITAALAKFDGFSFIANADLCGEQIQKPCRFGPSTSPSFSVVPGETGHHHKWNKKHILIPVLSVIGFVLLCIIAVVLIACLRNRGNEKEAGGKVAARGVEEGAPSGTADENAEGKHEVFPWDQGGEGLGSLTFVGDEKMNYSLEDLLKASAETLGRGTLGSTYKAVMETGYILTVKRLKDAMYPTMEEFRRHIEILGRLRHPNLVPLRAYFQAKEERLLVYDYFPNGSLFSLVHGSRAAGGSKPLHWTSCLKIAEDVATGLLYIHQNPGLTHGNLKSTNVLLGSDFESCLTDYGLTPFRNPESYEESSASSLFYRAPECRDPHRPLTQKGDVYSYGILLLELLTGKTPFHDFMQEHGPDISGWVRSIRDAETESGDDPASSNEGAEEKIGALLEIAVASVAAVPENRPATRDVVRMIREVRVDAHLSSNSSSHSPGRWSDTIHSLPREEQLTM; encoded by the exons ATGGATGGTCCATTGCAAGTACTGGTGCTTAGGCACAACCCCATTTGCTCACTCTTCTTGCTGTCACCATTGTTGTTGATGCTCATCACACTGCCACCACTAGTTAGATCAGGCGATGCCGAGGCTCTCTTGGCTCTGAGAGCCTCGATGGACCCGGTGGGGGTGCTCCCGTGGGGACGGGGAGGGGCTGATGTTTGCCAGTGGCAAGGTGTTAAAGAGTGCTTGAATGGGAGGGTGACTAAGCTTGTGGTGGAGAGGTTTAACTTAAGTGGCTCATTAGATGGCAAAAGCCTTAATCTGTTGGATCAGCTTAGGGTGCTGAGCTTTAAAGAGAACTCAATTTCTGGCCAAATCCCAGAGCTTCCTGGCCTTGTAAATCTCAAGTCTCTTTACCTCAACAACAACAAGTTTGAGGGTGGAATCCCAGTTAGTCTTGCTCGGATGCATCGCCTCAAGGTGGTTGTGCTGTCGGAGAACAGGCTATCGGGTCAGATTCCTCAGGCGTTCGTCAGATTGAGCCGATTGTATGTGCTTTTTGTGCAGGATAATAGATTGACTGGTTCTATTCCCCCATTTAACCAAACCAATCTTAGATTCTTTAATGTTTCTAATAACTTGCTATCCGGGAGAATACCTATAACCGCAGCACTGGCTAAGTTTGATGGATTCTCTTTCATTGCCAATGCTGATCTGTGTGGTGAACAGATTCAGAAGCCATGTCGTTTTGGTCCATCCACTAGTCCATCGTTCTCAGTAGTGCCCGGTGAAACAGGACATCATCATAAGTGGAATAAGAAGCATATTTTGATTCCTGTTCTCAGTGTCATTGGATTTGTCCTTCTATGCATCATTGCAGTGGTTCTTATCGCGTGTTTGAGGAACAGAGGCAATGAGAAGGAGGCGGGTGGTAAGGTGGCTGCACGAGGCGTGGAGGAGGGGGCACCAAGTGGGACAGCAGACGAGAACGCTGAGGGCAAACACGAGGTGTTTCCTTGGGATCAGGGGGGTGAAGGGCTAGGGAGTTTGACATTTGTTGGTGATGAGAAGATGAATTACAGCTTGGAGGATCTTTTGAAGGCTTCAGCTGAGACGTTGGGGAGGGGGACGTTGGGGAGCACGTACAAAGCAGTGATGGAGACGGGCTACATTCTGACAGTCAAGAGGCTGAAAGATGCGATGTACCCGACAATGGAGGAGTTCAGAAGACACATTGAGATTCTTGGCAGGTTAAGGCATCCCAATCTGGTTCCTCTCAGGGCTTATTTTCAGGCTAAGGAGGAACGTCTACTCGTGTATGATTACTTCCCCAACGGCAGCCTCTTCTCTCTCGTACATG GATCAAGAGCTGCAGGTGGCTCAAAGCCTCTTCACTGGACATCTTGCCTTAAAATAGCTGAAGACGTCGCGACCGGGCTGCTCTACATCCACCAGAACCCCGGCCTAACCCACGGCAACTTGAAATCCACCAATGTACTACTCGGGTCCGACTTCGAGTCATGCCTCACGGACTACGGACTGACGCCCTTCAGAAACCCTGAGTCATACGAGGAATCCAGTGCTTCGTCCCTCTTCTACCGGGCTCCCGAGTGTCGCGATCCCCACAGACCCCTAACACAAAAAGGCGATGTATATAGCTACGGGATCCTCCTGCTCGAGCTTCTAACGGGCAAGACCCCTTTCCACGACTTCATGCAAGAACACGGCCCGGACATATCCGGATGGGTACGGTCTATACGGGACGCAGAAACCGAGTCGGGCGACGACCCTGCTTCGAGCAACGAGGGGGCCGAGGAGAAGATCGGTGCTCTCCTGGAGATTGCCGTGGCGAGCGTCGCGGCCGTGCCCGAGAACCGGCCCGCGACGAGGGACGTGGTGAGGATGATTCGAGAGGTGAGAGTCGACGCTCACTTGTCGTCGAACAGCAGCAGCCACTCCCCGGGGAGATGGTCGGATACTATCCACAGTTTGCCAAGGGAAGAACAGTTGACTATGTAG